The Pyrodictium delaneyi genome contains a region encoding:
- a CDS encoding 30S ribosomal protein S8e, with amino-acid sequence MGVYQGNDLKKPTGGRKWPHQKVKRKYWMGRYPTHTRLADKEVRQLIRVRGGNYKVRLKRATYANVVDPETKTAKKVKILRVLETPANPHYARANIITKGTIIETELGKAVVTSRPGQDGVINAILLEKKQ; translated from the coding sequence ATGGGCGTATACCAGGGTAACGATCTCAAGAAGCCTACCGGAGGTAGGAAGTGGCCACACCAGAAGGTCAAGAGGAAGTACTGGATGGGTAGGTACCCGACACACACAAGGCTAGCAGATAAGGAGGTACGCCAGCTCATAAGAGTACGTGGCGGCAACTATAAGGTCCGGCTAAAGCGTGCGACTTATGCCAACGTGGTTGACCCAGAAACAAAGACAGCCAAGAAGGTAAAGATACTACGCGTACTAGAGACTCCGGCGAACCCGCACTACGCACGCGCCAACATAATAACTAAAGGTACAATCATAGAGACAGAGCTAGGCAAGGCGGTAGTCACGTCGCGCCCGGGCCAGGACGGCGTCATAAACGCTATACTACTTGAGAAGAAACAGTAA
- a CDS encoding transcription initiation factor IIB produces the protein MTMMDKCPSCGGPLSIYARRQSDGRLVCTSCGFVLEESPIDSGPEWRSFTEEDRTRRSRVGAPLTARVHDKGLTTYIYAPRSDIRARKLVAIQASLRSHGHKKLIKVLQEANRVAARLQLPSRVAETMARIIRQLQSLGVLKKNNINEYLAAAAVVAARIERHPLTMRDVAETLGLSEQDVWRAYRRIVTRLKVRVTTPPKPQMYVSKIASKLGLNGEVEALATRFTIMLARTGLAQGKPPEALAAAAVYVSSILLDQKRNQLTVAKAIGVTDATIRNRYRDIVDNFYIEVRL, from the coding sequence ATGACTATGATGGATAAGTGTCCAAGCTGTGGCGGCCCTCTATCCATATATGCGCGTAGACAAAGTGACGGAAGACTCGTATGTACATCATGTGGTTTTGTGCTAGAGGAGTCGCCGATAGACTCGGGTCCAGAGTGGCGCAGCTTTACCGAAGAGGATAGGACGCGAAGGAGCCGTGTTGGCGCACCGCTTACCGCACGTGTACATGACAAAGGGTTAACCACGTACATATATGCTCCTCGGAGTGATATACGCGCAAGGAAGCTTGTCGCGATACAAGCCAGTCTCCGAAGTCATGGACACAAGAAACTCATTAAGGTTCTCCAGGAGGCCAACCGTGTCGCTGCACGACTACAACTTCCGTCACGTGTAGCAGAGACTATGGCACGGATTATTAGGCAACTCCAAAGCCTCGGCGTCTTGAAGAAGAACAACATCAACGAGTACTTAGCAGCTGCAGCTGTCGTTGCAGCCCGTATAGAGAGACACCCACTTACAATGCGCGACGTAGCCGAGACTCTCGGTCTAAGCGAGCAAGACGTATGGAGAGCTTACCGCCGAATTGTAACAAGACTCAAGGTTCGCGTCACAACCCCACCAAAACCCCAAATGTATGTATCAAAGATAGCCTCTAAGCTGGGCTTGAACGGCGAAGTAGAGGCGCTAGCTACCAGGTTCACCATAATGCTCGCAAGGACTGGCCTAGCACAGGGTAAGCCCCCAGAGGCGCTAGCAGCTGCAGCTGTCTACGTCTCGTCTATACTACTTGACCAGAAGAGGAACCAGCTAACAGTGGCAAAGGCTATAGGCGTAACCGACGCCACTATACGCAACAGGTACCGCGACATAGTGGACAACTTCTACATAGAGGTTCGTCTTTAA
- a CDS encoding M24 family metallopeptidase has protein sequence MRHHLLRKLRNIIEEKKGCGIVVSTEASLFYFTGFRGPGYLVYRADNDSFTLLVPALEYLRARKAIAEEALESYVDVVAFTPYGLPNGLVLDSAEFKLMTGKASEIISSMLPRGCRLLLETDSITLLKKLEKAFAVEDISDNIEDMRAIKEPWEVERIEAAAEIAEAALNAAISSLDFGVSEAEIAAIIEYEMRRRGALDHAFPTIVAFGENTVYPHAEPSSRRILDYKPQPVLIDLGAVYKGYCSDMTRTIMEGADTEFRAVAEAVHEAVYTAVDVIRPGVTAHEVYEAARRVLASKGFDKYFIHSLGHGVGIEVHEKPRISYKDNTELQEGMVITIEPGVYIPGRYGVRIEELVLVTRSGARLLTKFPSILW, from the coding sequence ATGCGCCACCATCTACTTCGCAAGCTACGGAACATCATAGAGGAGAAGAAGGGCTGCGGCATAGTAGTATCTACTGAGGCTAGTCTATTCTACTTCACGGGGTTTAGAGGACCCGGTTATCTAGTCTACCGTGCCGACAATGACTCGTTTACACTACTAGTCCCCGCGCTAGAGTATCTGCGTGCCAGGAAGGCTATAGCCGAGGAGGCACTAGAGAGCTACGTAGATGTAGTAGCCTTTACTCCCTATGGGCTTCCTAACGGCCTAGTTCTAGACTCCGCCGAGTTCAAGCTAATGACCGGCAAGGCGAGCGAGATCATATCATCCATGCTGCCGAGGGGCTGCAGACTGCTCCTAGAGACCGACTCGATTACGCTTCTAAAGAAGCTCGAGAAAGCTTTCGCTGTAGAAGACATCTCGGACAACATAGAGGATATGAGGGCTATCAAGGAGCCATGGGAGGTAGAGAGAATAGAAGCCGCTGCAGAAATAGCCGAAGCCGCGCTCAACGCCGCGATTTCCAGCCTCGACTTCGGGGTGAGCGAGGCAGAGATAGCAGCCATTATAGAGTATGAGATGCGGAGAAGGGGTGCTCTAGACCACGCATTCCCGACTATAGTAGCGTTCGGCGAGAATACGGTCTATCCGCATGCAGAACCTTCCTCGAGACGCATACTCGACTATAAGCCTCAGCCCGTGCTAATAGATCTTGGCGCTGTGTACAAGGGCTATTGTAGCGATATGACAAGAACCATTATGGAGGGGGCTGATACTGAGTTTAGAGCTGTAGCTGAGGCTGTCCATGAGGCTGTCTATACAGCCGTAGATGTTATTAGGCCTGGCGTCACAGCCCACGAGGTTTACGAGGCTGCACGACGTGTACTAGCCTCAAAGGGTTTCGACAAGTACTTCATACATAGTCTAGGACATGGTGTGGGCATAGAGGTTCACGAGAAGCCACGGATATCCTACAAAGATAATACAGAGCTCCAAGAAGGGATGGTTATAACAATAGAGCCTGGCGTATACATTCCCGGAAGGTATGGCGTTCGAATAGAGGAGCTTGTTCTAGTCACGCGTAGCGGCGCTAGGCTGCTGACAAAGTTTCCCTCTATACTGTGGTAA
- a CDS encoding H/ACA ribonucleoprotein complex subunit GAR1 codes for MLKRLGTVLHTTPSGYIVAKIEEEQVPPLNTVVYDEDMNRVGVLLDIIGPVKSPYAVVKPSSREVRVEKGVKLYYRPPSPRRRRARKPARAAKGARKPVKHRDRKQGEQKRRRSRGGKQPRRGERRGGGGRPRGRRGSK; via the coding sequence ATGCTGAAGAGGCTTGGCACGGTACTCCATACAACTCCCAGCGGCTACATAGTTGCCAAGATCGAGGAAGAACAAGTTCCACCCCTCAATACAGTAGTTTACGATGAAGACATGAACCGGGTAGGAGTACTCTTAGACATCATTGGGCCGGTTAAGTCTCCGTATGCCGTAGTCAAGCCCTCATCCCGCGAAGTGAGAGTCGAGAAAGGAGTGAAGCTCTACTATAGACCACCGAGTCCTCGCCGAAGACGGGCCAGGAAGCCAGCTAGAGCTGCGAAGGGTGCAAGAAAGCCAGTAAAACACCGAGATAGAAAGCAAGGAGAGCAAAAGCGCAGAAGGAGCAGAGGTGGCAAGCAGCCTAGACGTGGAGAGCGTAGAGGGGGTGGCGGGAGGCCGCGCGGCAGGAGGGGTTCAAAATGA
- a CDS encoding DUF429 domain-containing protein, whose translation MPCFAGVDLAASPRRPSGVAIVCTTSPTEHLHIKRLTMLYSDAEITELILRDHARMVAIDAPLSLPPEGQGFRNVERQLLSLGGRLLPLTLSSMRKLALRAIKLKEALEKAGVVVIETHPSSVLRIADCSYIDVCNLFGLHLPREASRHEEDALVAALVAFCATRDCGYRVEGSDGAIYVLRPGICRTLSSFSTRF comes from the coding sequence TTGCCCTGCTTTGCAGGAGTAGACCTAGCTGCTTCTCCTAGGAGGCCTAGCGGCGTAGCAATTGTATGCACTACTTCTCCCACTGAGCATTTGCACATAAAGAGGCTTACAATGCTCTATAGCGACGCCGAAATAACCGAGTTGATCCTCAGAGACCACGCTAGGATGGTTGCTATCGATGCACCACTATCATTGCCTCCTGAAGGGCAAGGTTTCCGTAATGTTGAGCGCCAGCTGTTATCTCTTGGCGGACGTCTCCTCCCACTTACGCTTAGCTCGATGCGGAAGCTCGCCCTAAGAGCAATAAAGCTCAAAGAAGCACTAGAAAAAGCCGGCGTTGTAGTTATTGAGACGCACCCCTCTAGTGTTCTGCGGATAGCTGACTGTAGCTACATCGACGTATGCAACTTATTCGGCCTACATCTTCCCCGAGAGGCTTCTAGGCATGAGGAAGACGCTCTTGTAGCTGCTCTTGTAGCGTTTTGTGCTACCAGGGACTGCGGGTATAGAGTTGAGGGTTCCGACGGAGCAATATATGTACTACGACCTGGTATATGCAGAACCTTAAGCAGCTTCAGCACTAGATTCTAG
- a CDS encoding DUF763 domain-containing protein: MWGIAELPLHDGHVPAWLARYMKKLAKAILAVTVEIHGPDKVVEWFADPIWFQAFNNAIGMDWDSSGSTTVTLGIVKQVTLEDPNLGIAVAGGKGTKARETPREIDGIADTFNLSSSTVKELKLVSRLSAKTDTVLLQDGYQLYHHAVIVSSTGKWTVIQQGMNTEKRLARRYHWSKPLPPIPTLEPHRAIASNRREDFVIDMTSKMSREARDTILDLVRDDPRRLLHQIHQAYMVVKGVAPLTMFQTSRPTNSVEALKRYARYYRPQSRPPRHIEQVLRKVYELSPRSIEELVLVEGVGPATLRSLALVAEIVYGVPVSHNDPANAPLDPFRYAYIAGGKDGIPYPFRRDYAERVIEFLENVLAEARLDEKSRRRALERVRRLANMLPR; the protein is encoded by the coding sequence ATGTGGGGTATTGCCGAGTTACCACTCCATGATGGCCACGTACCTGCATGGCTAGCCCGTTACATGAAAAAGTTGGCTAAAGCCATACTAGCTGTTACAGTAGAGATACATGGACCAGACAAAGTTGTAGAATGGTTTGCTGATCCTATATGGTTCCAGGCATTCAACAATGCTATTGGTATGGACTGGGATAGCAGTGGCTCTACAACAGTCACACTAGGCATCGTCAAGCAGGTAACTCTAGAAGATCCTAACCTCGGCATAGCGGTAGCCGGCGGCAAAGGCACGAAGGCTAGGGAAACTCCTCGCGAGATCGATGGTATAGCTGACACGTTTAACCTATCCTCCTCCACAGTCAAGGAACTCAAGCTCGTTTCAAGACTCTCAGCTAAGACCGATACCGTTCTCCTCCAGGATGGTTATCAGCTGTACCATCATGCCGTCATAGTATCCAGTACAGGTAAGTGGACCGTAATACAACAAGGAATGAATACAGAGAAGAGGCTTGCACGGCGTTACCACTGGTCGAAACCTCTGCCACCGATACCAACTCTAGAGCCTCATAGAGCTATAGCCTCTAACAGGAGAGAGGATTTCGTAATAGATATGACGAGCAAGATGAGCCGCGAGGCACGAGATACAATACTAGACCTCGTTCGCGACGACCCCCGCAGACTCCTGCACCAAATACACCAAGCATACATGGTCGTGAAGGGCGTCGCGCCTCTAACAATGTTCCAGACGAGCAGACCCACAAACTCCGTAGAAGCGTTGAAAAGGTATGCTAGGTATTATCGGCCTCAAAGTAGACCGCCACGCCATATAGAGCAGGTTCTAAGAAAGGTTTACGAGCTATCACCTAGGAGCATAGAGGAGCTTGTGCTGGTTGAGGGCGTTGGGCCTGCTACACTACGCAGCCTCGCACTGGTGGCCGAGATAGTCTACGGTGTCCCCGTGAGCCATAACGACCCCGCCAATGCTCCACTAGACCCATTTAGGTACGCCTATATAGCGGGAGGGAAGGACGGTATTCCATATCCATTCCGCCGTGATTACGCTGAGAGAGTTATAGAGTTTCTAGAAAATGTTCTAGCCGAGGCTAGGCTTGACGAGAAGAGTAGGAGGAGAGCATTAGAGAGAGTAAGGAGGCTGGCGAATATGCTTCCGCGCTAA
- a CDS encoding N-glycosylase/DNA lyase, with protein MVIVDRARISSVARALRNIPASAIDVIELNDPQYVAVKKLVYVHGDRAVAFAVANALVSYRLSLPGERYWLEFAEWASRIQTPSTGKDLVDAMKLFLAESRGNRMVTVQKARRLERASRILESILQEPGRYRDLSVLVRELADALGARPEEKTIVFAAKMAYYAYRALGIDVVGKDDIPIPLDRRMALLTSASGIIGAPPDKVFTRYRLDAVRAWHEVSRESGIPALHLDAVVWLPAHGIERHLRRGLEYARDEFARKLVGYSKGIVDWSTARQIASQVIYRDPYA; from the coding sequence TTGGTTATAGTCGATAGGGCTCGAATATCATCCGTAGCCCGAGCGCTAAGAAATATACCGGCTTCCGCAATCGACGTCATAGAGCTCAATGACCCTCAGTACGTGGCAGTAAAGAAGCTAGTATATGTGCACGGAGATAGAGCTGTCGCGTTTGCAGTAGCTAACGCATTAGTCAGCTATAGGCTTAGCTTGCCTGGCGAGAGGTACTGGTTAGAATTCGCTGAATGGGCTTCACGTATCCAGACCCCCTCCACCGGCAAGGATCTGGTAGACGCTATGAAGCTCTTCCTTGCAGAGAGCCGTGGCAATAGAATGGTCACGGTCCAGAAGGCTAGAAGGCTGGAACGGGCCTCCAGGATTCTCGAAAGCATACTACAGGAACCAGGGCGATATAGAGACCTAAGTGTCCTAGTCAGAGAACTAGCAGACGCGCTTGGCGCCCGCCCCGAGGAGAAAACCATAGTATTCGCGGCCAAGATGGCCTACTATGCCTACAGAGCGCTAGGCATAGATGTAGTGGGCAAAGATGACATACCCATACCGCTAGACAGACGCATGGCCCTATTAACATCGGCCTCGGGCATTATAGGTGCTCCCCCTGACAAGGTGTTCACAAGGTATAGGTTAGACGCAGTCAGAGCATGGCATGAAGTATCGCGCGAGTCGGGTATACCGGCACTACACTTAGACGCTGTAGTCTGGCTTCCAGCGCACGGTATAGAAAGACATCTACGAAGAGGACTAGAGTATGCACGCGATGAGTTTGCTCGTAAACTGGTAGGCTACAGTAAGGGTATCGTGGACTGGAGCACAGCCAGGCAAATAGCGAGTCAAGTGATATACCGTGATCCCTACGCCTAG
- a CDS encoding ferredoxin, protein MTEAKIRVWIDREQCIADMVCVSLCPDVFEMSEEDGKAQIAAKWRVDSNNPAEGLVPAELKDCVSAAVEACPVSIIHFEEK, encoded by the coding sequence GTGACCGAAGCTAAGATACGTGTATGGATCGATCGCGAGCAGTGCATAGCAGACATGGTATGTGTAAGCCTCTGTCCTGATGTCTTCGAAATGAGTGAGGAGGATGGCAAGGCACAGATAGCTGCTAAGTGGCGTGTAGACAGTAATAACCCTGCCGAGGGCCTCGTGCCCGCTGAACTCAAGGACTGTGTATCCGCAGCTGTCGAAGCCTGCCCTGTAAGCATCATACACTTCGAGGAGAAGTAA
- the yjjX gene encoding inosine/xanthosine triphosphatase: MTTQHPCLIAVGSANPVKVNAVRRAIRLLCLADVRGVEVESGVPPQPLGAHEIILGAVNRASNALKKLDADYGVGVEAGVVETDIEPLELQAAAIVDRDGYVTIGLSQAFPLPRSWATELSKRVELGAIAARVTGRKGIGEKLGLIGYLTAGLVTRTDLTYSAVVMALVPRLNPGLYTSLPRVDEVIEKLRREKQSL; this comes from the coding sequence TTGACGACGCAGCACCCCTGTCTAATAGCCGTTGGGTCGGCTAATCCTGTGAAAGTGAACGCTGTAAGACGCGCAATAAGACTGCTATGCTTAGCTGATGTACGCGGAGTGGAAGTAGAGAGTGGTGTCCCACCTCAGCCGCTTGGCGCGCACGAAATAATACTAGGGGCTGTAAACCGGGCTTCTAACGCGTTAAAGAAGCTAGATGCCGACTACGGTGTAGGTGTTGAAGCAGGCGTAGTAGAGACCGATATAGAGCCCCTAGAACTCCAGGCGGCAGCTATAGTCGACCGGGACGGCTACGTCACGATAGGGCTGAGTCAAGCATTCCCGCTCCCTCGTAGCTGGGCCACGGAGCTAAGTAAACGAGTAGAGCTAGGAGCTATAGCAGCAAGGGTTACAGGGCGTAAGGGCATCGGCGAGAAGCTAGGTCTCATAGGTTACCTCACAGCAGGTCTAGTAACACGGACAGACCTCACCTATAGTGCGGTAGTAATGGCTCTAGTACCTAGACTAAACCCCGGCCTCTACACGAGTCTGCCACGAGTGGACGAGGTAATAGAGAAGTTAAGACGGGAGAAGCAGAGCTTATAG
- a CDS encoding ketopantoate reductase family protein yields the protein MVGSVAVMGCGSVGLFIAASIASAGYRPKLLCLSSDDASLLVQREIRVYHGGGEARAKVSVAHVTAARGEYSYIVLASRLNNAEEALSAAKRLLSPNGGVLVVQPSPFILELGEKLGVRIVGVLGLYTCIRRIGIDAVEWPGAGVLRIALADPNAAMVTAAIRAPGLRMEHRGSSLRELLWDYCIVASAIQPVSAILGLPYSKLWRLRHARELATLVASEAERVAEKAGVKLWRSASEALEEAAGIKGCMPRMLQDVNERRETEADYILGYLLRQAIRLDVYTPYIDSIYLTIKAIEESMITA from the coding sequence TTGGTTGGCAGCGTGGCTGTGATGGGTTGCGGCTCTGTAGGCTTATTCATTGCGGCTAGTATAGCCTCGGCGGGGTACCGGCCAAAATTACTCTGTCTGAGTTCGGACGATGCCTCCCTCCTGGTACAACGAGAGATACGAGTATACCATGGTGGTGGCGAGGCCCGGGCTAAAGTATCAGTGGCGCACGTCACAGCAGCTAGAGGCGAGTACAGCTACATAGTACTAGCATCAAGGTTGAATAATGCTGAGGAGGCGTTGAGTGCTGCCAAAAGGCTACTCTCGCCCAACGGGGGTGTACTTGTTGTACAGCCGTCGCCGTTCATTCTAGAGCTCGGCGAAAAGCTTGGTGTCAGGATCGTAGGCGTATTAGGCCTATATACATGTATCAGAAGGATAGGCATTGATGCGGTTGAGTGGCCAGGAGCAGGCGTTCTACGTATAGCGCTAGCGGACCCCAATGCAGCAATGGTAACAGCTGCTATCCGGGCTCCAGGTCTACGTATGGAGCACCGAGGCAGCTCTCTTAGAGAACTACTCTGGGACTACTGTATCGTGGCCTCAGCTATTCAGCCCGTCTCAGCCATACTAGGCCTCCCCTACTCGAAGCTCTGGAGACTTCGACATGCACGTGAGCTGGCAACACTAGTAGCTAGCGAGGCTGAGCGAGTAGCCGAGAAGGCTGGTGTAAAGCTTTGGAGGAGTGCTAGCGAAGCCCTAGAGGAGGCTGCGGGCATTAAGGGGTGTATGCCAAGGATGCTACAAGATGTTAATGAGCGTAGAGAGACAGAGGCCGACTACATACTCGGATACCTCCTACGGCAGGCAATAAGGCTAGACGTATATACGCCCTACATAGACTCCATCTACCTAACAATCAAGGCTATTGAGGAGAGTATGATAACAGCCTAG
- a CDS encoding RsmB/NOP family class I SAM-dependent RNA methyltransferase — MAIKLGKKHVKAFIEVLEESERIKPFQVVKRRVFSKYGVLGTRYDTIFTALLYKIYRMQGILDKIAEERLRLNLSRLPVALRQSTRLAVVLAVFDDVGDIEFNRALIGGIVRLLEARFGEKAGIVVDLYKSLEKEPWRPRSRIEELELRYLLPGLLIKRLEKLLDRGELELFAKAVNTRRPILGFRVNRLKASVKVVLRVLEEMGVEAWESTRVPWHIRYRGQLDYNRFKPLLRGEVVPQDEASAAAGELLGARPGELVVDMCAAPGGKTTHLAEIASNRATIMALDVFSDRMERLIELARKTGTIASIVPVIGDARRISTFLRLHANRVLLDPPCTSTGALAKHPEARWRLTEEAIKKQVERQRAMLVEAIEILKPGGLLLYTVCSVLPEEGEYNIQWILENRKDVELVPLQGPYDESPLLPGTMRAWPHRHDTTGFFYALLRKR; from the coding sequence ATGGCTATAAAGCTTGGCAAAAAGCACGTAAAGGCGTTTATAGAGGTTCTCGAGGAATCTGAGAGGATAAAGCCCTTCCAAGTAGTAAAGAGGAGAGTATTCAGCAAGTATGGCGTACTTGGAACGCGCTACGATACGATATTCACCGCTCTGCTCTATAAGATATACCGTATGCAAGGCATCCTAGACAAGATAGCAGAAGAGCGGCTCAGACTCAACCTCTCTAGGCTTCCCGTTGCACTCCGCCAATCTACAAGACTAGCGGTAGTGCTAGCCGTATTCGATGACGTGGGCGATATAGAGTTCAACAGAGCACTCATAGGTGGTATTGTACGCTTACTAGAGGCTCGGTTTGGGGAAAAAGCGGGGATCGTAGTAGACCTTTACAAGAGCCTCGAGAAGGAGCCCTGGAGGCCACGAAGCAGGATAGAAGAGCTTGAGCTACGATACTTGCTTCCAGGCTTATTGATAAAGAGGCTTGAGAAACTGCTTGATCGCGGAGAACTAGAGTTATTCGCAAAAGCTGTTAACACGCGGAGGCCTATCCTAGGGTTCCGTGTAAACAGGCTAAAGGCTAGCGTCAAGGTAGTTCTACGCGTGCTTGAAGAGATGGGTGTAGAAGCCTGGGAGAGCACAAGAGTGCCCTGGCATATACGGTACCGTGGTCAGCTAGACTACAACCGGTTTAAGCCGCTGCTCCGCGGCGAAGTAGTGCCACAAGATGAGGCGAGTGCGGCTGCAGGCGAGCTGCTGGGCGCTAGGCCGGGAGAACTCGTTGTTGATATGTGTGCGGCGCCGGGCGGAAAGACTACACATCTAGCGGAAATAGCATCCAATAGAGCCACTATAATGGCTCTAGACGTGTTTAGCGATCGGATGGAAAGGCTCATAGAGCTGGCCAGGAAAACGGGAACAATAGCCTCCATAGTACCCGTTATCGGGGATGCGCGTAGGATTTCGACGTTTCTACGCCTGCATGCTAACCGTGTACTCCTCGACCCACCATGTACGAGCACAGGTGCGCTAGCTAAGCATCCAGAAGCTCGCTGGAGACTGACAGAAGAGGCAATAAAGAAGCAAGTGGAGAGACAGCGTGCTATGTTAGTTGAGGCGATTGAGATCCTGAAGCCTGGCGGGCTTCTACTCTATACCGTGTGTAGTGTTCTCCCCGAGGAGGGCGAGTACAATATACAATGGATCCTGGAGAATAGAAAAGATGTTGAGCTAGTGCCGCTCCAGGGTCCTTACGACGAGTCCCCGCTGCTACCCGGCACTATGAGGGCCTGGCCGCACCGGCATGATACAACTGGCTTCTTCTACGCTCTACTCCGTAAACGTTAG
- a CDS encoding ERCC4 domain-containing protein, translating to MGILSEQILYPVDVVVDSREAAKNKDIVEELKRKGLRVAVQALEAGDYYLLAGDQRKALLVERKTVTDFANSVRDNRIWDQARLLREAAQKEGVRPVIVLEGWLGIIEKRTKWNIAALLRILDELVLDWGIPVIPTHNKKATAAWIAAKARSLGKTEEKRILRLRVEKKPLTLNERILYVAEGLVGPTLARRLLERFKTLRRIANASIQELMSVEGIGEKRAKEIYAIFNTIWSPEGESKKT from the coding sequence TTGGGTATACTTTCTGAGCAGATACTTTACCCTGTAGACGTTGTTGTCGACAGTCGAGAGGCGGCTAAGAACAAGGATATAGTTGAAGAGCTGAAGCGTAAAGGACTCCGTGTAGCGGTGCAGGCTCTAGAGGCTGGCGACTACTACCTGCTAGCAGGAGATCAGCGGAAGGCGTTACTAGTAGAACGTAAAACTGTGACGGACTTCGCTAACAGTGTGAGAGACAATAGGATATGGGACCAGGCTCGGCTTCTGCGTGAAGCCGCTCAGAAGGAGGGAGTGAGACCGGTAATAGTTCTTGAAGGCTGGCTTGGCATTATAGAGAAGCGCACGAAGTGGAATATCGCAGCCCTCCTACGGATACTAGATGAACTCGTTTTGGACTGGGGTATACCTGTCATACCGACGCACAATAAGAAGGCCACTGCTGCATGGATAGCGGCAAAGGCGAGAAGTCTAGGCAAGACAGAAGAGAAGCGGATTCTAAGACTACGTGTTGAGAAGAAACCGCTTACTCTCAATGAACGTATACTCTATGTAGCGGAGGGCCTTGTGGGTCCTACACTAGCTCGCCGTCTCCTTGAGAGGTTTAAGACGCTCCGCAGGATAGCTAATGCGAGCATACAAGAGCTGATGAGTGTTGAGGGTATCGGTGAGAAACGCGCCAAGGAGATATATGCTATATTCAATACCATCTGGAGCCCGGAAGGGGAGAGCAAGAAGACGTAA
- a CDS encoding DHH family phosphoesterase — translation MTQRYTIITHTDLDGIAAAAIYLRLAGAEPDVDASVIFAEPYKLHRVLPDIGDTARMAIMDLGPNTGTFNDVLNSIAALRKKGIVVEWYDHHRWKEEWIKSLKSLGVKAYIDTSTCAAGVVAKYAPQELEAEPDDFITRLVRATCAADLWKWDDPLAPRLYRVIDRYRGGKGDKWKRMILRGFWEGSFWWPELDDALNEYLEKEFAGFNEALRNVIVADIRGCRILFVLKRSGPPNASILGNSLLDRYSGDIAVIVRRKGRGISLRSRNINVREIAVRLGGGGHPRAAGAPLEMPLYYKVLAFFWPRARLYYAKRLVEKAVEELGGCPALQE, via the coding sequence GTGACACAACGCTATACAATAATCACTCATACTGATCTAGACGGTATTGCTGCAGCCGCTATATATCTACGTCTAGCCGGCGCAGAGCCTGACGTGGATGCATCTGTGATATTTGCTGAGCCCTACAAGTTACACCGCGTGCTACCCGATATAGGTGACACAGCTAGAATGGCAATAATGGATCTGGGTCCAAATACTGGCACGTTTAACGATGTACTCAACTCCATAGCTGCTTTAAGGAAGAAGGGTATAGTAGTAGAGTGGTACGACCATCACCGGTGGAAAGAAGAGTGGATAAAAAGCCTAAAATCGCTAGGCGTCAAAGCCTATATAGACACCTCCACTTGTGCTGCTGGTGTTGTTGCTAAGTACGCACCACAAGAACTCGAAGCAGAGCCCGACGATTTCATAACAAGACTTGTCAGGGCGACATGTGCAGCCGACCTATGGAAGTGGGACGACCCGCTTGCACCCCGCCTGTATCGCGTTATAGACCGTTACCGTGGCGGGAAAGGCGACAAGTGGAAGCGCATGATACTACGTGGCTTCTGGGAGGGCAGTTTTTGGTGGCCAGAACTCGATGATGCTCTTAACGAGTACCTGGAGAAAGAGTTTGCCGGGTTCAACGAGGCGCTGAGAAACGTTATTGTAGCTGATATACGTGGTTGCCGTATACTGTTTGTGCTTAAACGCTCCGGTCCACCTAACGCTAGTATCCTAGGGAATAGTCTTCTCGACCGCTACTCTGGAGACATCGCTGTTATCGTGAGGCGCAAGGGGCGCGGCATAAGCCTTCGCTCCCGGAACATCAACGTGCGAGAGATAGCCGTGAGACTCGGTGGTGGTGGCCACCCGCGTGCAGCTGGTGCTCCTCTGGAGATGCCCCTATACTATAAGGTACTGGCTTTCTTCTGGCCTAGAGCAAGGTTGTACTATGCTAAGCGTCTAGTGGAAAAAGCAGTGGAGGAGCTAGGCGGTTGCCCTGCTTTGCAGGAGTAG